Proteins from one Gossypium raimondii isolate GPD5lz chromosome 8, ASM2569854v1, whole genome shotgun sequence genomic window:
- the LOC105791014 gene encoding 50S ribosomal protein L35, chloroplastic isoform X1, with protein MASSLNLTTLSLTLPIPHPHPHPHPRPSSSIRLPRGSLQLPQFNKVRKALKLSSSQTISAFPSFASKALPAFSPAPLTLQSPTVFAAKGYKMKTHKASAKRFRVTGRGKIVRRRAGKQHLLAKKNTKRKLRLSKMHAVSRSDYDNVIGALPYLKVNRNAK; from the exons ATGGCTTCTTCTCTCAATTTAACCActctttctcttactttaccCATTCCCCATCCCCATCCCCATCCCCATCCCCGTCCCTCCTCATCCATTCGACTCCCTCGTGGCTCGCTCCAACTCCCCCAATTCAACAAGGTGCGCAAAGCCTTGAAACTCAGTTCCTCTCAAACCATCTCTGCTTTCCCTTCCTTTGCTTCCAAGGCCCTTCCCGCTTTCTCCCCTGCCCCCCTAACACTCCAATCCCCCACTGTCTTTGCGGCTAAAGGCTACAAAATGAAAACCCACAAG GCTTCAGCAAAGCGATTCCGGGTGACAGGACGAGGGAAAATAGTAAGAAGGAGAGCTGGGAAGCAGCATTTGTTGGCTAAGAAGAACACCAAGCGTAAATTGCGCCTCTCCAAAATG CACGCTGTTAGCCGGAGTGACTATGATAACGTGATTGGCGCCTTGCCGTATCTCAAAGTAAATAGAAATGCCAAGTGA
- the LOC105791014 gene encoding 50S ribosomal protein L35, chloroplastic isoform X2: MASSLNLTTLSLTLPIPHPHPHPHPRPSSSIRLPRGSLQLPQFNKVRKALKLSSSQTISAFPSFASKALPAFSPAPLTLQSPTVFAAKGYKMKTHKASAKRFRVTGRGKIVRRRAGKQHLLAKKNTKRKLRLSKMMA; encoded by the exons ATGGCTTCTTCTCTCAATTTAACCActctttctcttactttaccCATTCCCCATCCCCATCCCCATCCCCATCCCCGTCCCTCCTCATCCATTCGACTCCCTCGTGGCTCGCTCCAACTCCCCCAATTCAACAAGGTGCGCAAAGCCTTGAAACTCAGTTCCTCTCAAACCATCTCTGCTTTCCCTTCCTTTGCTTCCAAGGCCCTTCCCGCTTTCTCCCCTGCCCCCCTAACACTCCAATCCCCCACTGTCTTTGCGGCTAAAGGCTACAAAATGAAAACCCACAAG GCTTCAGCAAAGCGATTCCGGGTGACAGGACGAGGGAAAATAGTAAGAAGGAGAGCTGGGAAGCAGCATTTGTTGGCTAAGAAGAACACCAAGCGTAAATTGCGCCTCTCCAAAATG ATGGCCTGA